One Actinosynnema pretiosum DNA segment encodes these proteins:
- a CDS encoding cytochrome P450: MTDTATGGGAARPLSYPMPREHPLRPPAEYAVLRAERPVQRAVLPSGRPVWLVSRHDLVRQVLTDPRISINRFHPGFPHLFRNVQSPTEQVGQVRFNHSLIGRAFSVDGPEHAARKRLVVAEFTVKRVQQLRPRVQRVVDEHVTDLLAQDRPADLVRHLSTPVPSRVISELLGVPLADRPFFLEKTRFMVDQSSTVEQRQAANSAVLGKIDEIVSLREREPADDLLSRLVDKNRETGALSHDEIVGMATFLLISGFETTANMISMGVLGLLENPEQRDRLVADPELAASAVDELLRYFSVSDPAGSRVALEDVEVGGVVIPAGEGVIALAGSANWDDEVFAEPGSLDITRPEARKHLAFGHGAHQCLGLHLARLELEVVFGALFRRAPGLRLAVPVEELRYKHGANIYGVHEVPVTW; this comes from the coding sequence GTGACTGACACGGCGACCGGCGGCGGCGCGGCGCGACCGCTCAGCTACCCGATGCCCCGCGAGCACCCGCTGCGCCCGCCCGCCGAGTACGCGGTCCTGCGCGCCGAGCGGCCCGTCCAGCGGGCCGTGCTCCCCTCGGGCAGGCCGGTGTGGCTGGTCTCCAGGCACGACCTGGTCCGCCAGGTGCTGACCGATCCGAGGATCAGCATCAACCGGTTCCACCCCGGCTTCCCGCACCTGTTCCGCAACGTGCAGAGCCCCACCGAGCAGGTGGGCCAGGTGCGGTTCAACCACTCGCTGATCGGCCGGGCCTTCTCGGTCGACGGTCCCGAGCACGCCGCCCGCAAGCGCCTGGTGGTCGCCGAGTTCACGGTGAAGCGGGTGCAGCAGCTGCGGCCCCGCGTCCAGCGGGTCGTGGACGAGCACGTCACCGACCTGCTCGCCCAGGACCGGCCCGCGGACCTCGTGCGGCACCTCTCGACCCCGGTGCCGTCCAGGGTGATCAGCGAACTGCTCGGCGTCCCGCTCGCCGACCGGCCCTTCTTCCTGGAGAAGACCAGGTTCATGGTCGACCAGTCCAGCACGGTCGAGCAGCGGCAGGCCGCCAACTCCGCGGTGCTCGGCAAGATCGACGAGATCGTCTCGCTGCGCGAGCGCGAACCCGCCGACGACCTGCTGAGCAGGCTGGTCGACAAGAACCGCGAGACGGGCGCGCTCAGCCACGACGAGATCGTGGGCATGGCGACGTTCCTGCTCATCTCCGGGTTCGAGACCACCGCCAACATGATCTCGATGGGCGTGCTCGGCCTGCTGGAGAACCCCGAGCAGCGCGATCGCCTGGTGGCCGACCCGGAGCTGGCCGCGAGCGCCGTGGACGAGCTGCTGCGCTACTTCAGCGTCTCCGACCCGGCGGGCTCCCGCGTGGCGCTGGAGGACGTCGAGGTCGGCGGCGTCGTCATCCCCGCGGGCGAGGGCGTCATCGCCCTGGCGGGCTCGGCCAACTGGGACGACGAGGTCTTCGCCGAACCGGGCTCGCTCGACATCACCCGACCCGAGGCGCGCAAGCACCTGGCCTTCGGCCACGGCGCGCACCAGTGCCTCGGGCTGCACCTGGCCAGGCTGGAGCTGGAGGTCGTGTTCGGCGCGCTCTTCCGGCGCGCTCCCGGCCTTCGCCTCGCCGTTCCCGTGGAGGAGTTGCGCTACAAGCACGGCGCCAACATCTACGGCGTCCACGAGGTGCCGGTCACGTGGTGA
- a CDS encoding class I SAM-dependent methyltransferase: MVRDGVVFDRLAEVYDASEVQFFKPVARELLRRLDVRQGEHVLDIGCGRGAVLFPAAEAAGPGGRVVGVDVSPAMVGSIAERVAALPSVEVLVMDGSRPDFPDRSFDVVTGSMSVALFPDLPAVLARCARLLRPSGRLGVTAPVPPPSLADWRLGPLRVGRIVEEIDVDAAAANPALARFFGPHPFGRPGEIGDLLTAAGLTDVVEHRQDVELAATTADRIVEWTRSNGLRLFWDLVPEHRRAAVERDLVRDLEAGASAGRVTASYPVSYHLARSPGEE; the protein is encoded by the coding sequence GTGGTGAGGGACGGGGTCGTCTTCGACCGGCTGGCCGAGGTCTACGACGCCTCGGAGGTCCAGTTCTTCAAGCCGGTCGCGCGGGAGCTCCTGCGCCGCCTCGACGTCCGCCAGGGCGAGCACGTGCTCGACATCGGCTGCGGGCGCGGTGCGGTGCTGTTCCCCGCCGCCGAGGCGGCGGGGCCGGGCGGGCGCGTCGTCGGCGTCGACGTCTCCCCGGCGATGGTCGGCTCCATCGCCGAGCGGGTGGCCGCCCTGCCGTCGGTCGAGGTGCTGGTGATGGACGGTTCCCGGCCGGACTTCCCCGACCGCAGCTTCGACGTCGTCACCGGCAGCATGAGCGTGGCCCTGTTCCCCGACCTCCCGGCCGTGCTGGCCCGCTGCGCCCGGTTGCTGCGCCCGTCGGGGCGGCTGGGCGTCACCGCCCCGGTCCCGCCACCGAGCCTGGCCGACTGGAGGCTCGGCCCGCTGCGGGTGGGGCGGATCGTCGAGGAGATCGACGTCGACGCCGCAGCGGCGAACCCCGCGCTGGCGCGCTTCTTCGGCCCGCACCCCTTCGGCCGGCCCGGCGAGATCGGGGACCTGCTGACCGCCGCCGGGCTCACCGACGTGGTCGAGCACCGGCAGGACGTCGAGCTGGCGGCGACCACCGCGGACCGGATCGTCGAGTGGACCCGCTCGAACGGGCTGCGCCTGTTCTGGGACCTGGTTCCCGAGCACCGCAGGGCCGCGGTCGAGCGGGACCTCGTCCGGGACCTGGAGGCGGGCGCCTCGGCCGGCCGCGTCACCGCGAGCTACCCGGTCAGCTACCACCTCGCGCGGTCGCCCGGCGAGGAGTGA